In a genomic window of Methanocalculus alkaliphilus:
- a CDS encoding aldolase, translated as MGYDCVLIDSHTKDALLDGINQSILYEVRAEIYGCCVKLMTDSRPVRDRFAENFFFASQSIRSHGRLYVLHDATFPENAVRYDPVSKTVFLFNMTYYGWVKSIALGLCGDILEDGHGIASCHGACLDRNGEGFAIIGMSGAGKTTQTYGFLLDPAIRVIADDWFFFRIFPDAALAYSSEKNFYIRADLAAAWPEFEPLMTRADFDEEGRAIVDLRYAIGKGRIFPLTTLRRILILTIDGERAYRHVTTDEALSILEENRYFNPHLLVKNDYKAGIRREYYRELLDRVEILTVARCETPGETQELLRSIIRGEKK; from the coding sequence ATGGGCTATGATTGTGTACTGATAGATTCCCATACGAAAGATGCACTCCTCGACGGGATCAACCAGTCGATCCTCTACGAGGTCCGTGCCGAGATCTATGGCTGTTGTGTCAAACTGATGACTGATTCCCGGCCGGTCAGGGATCGCTTCGCTGAGAACTTCTTCTTTGCATCCCAGTCGATTAGATCGCACGGGCGGCTGTACGTCCTGCATGATGCTACCTTTCCGGAGAATGCCGTACGGTATGATCCCGTCTCTAAGACCGTCTTCCTCTTCAACATGACCTATTACGGCTGGGTCAAGTCGATAGCCCTCGGCCTCTGCGGTGATATCCTGGAGGATGGGCACGGAATCGCCTCCTGCCATGGGGCCTGTCTCGACCGGAACGGGGAGGGGTTTGCGATCATCGGGATGTCGGGTGCGGGGAAGACGACCCAGACCTATGGCTTCCTCCTCGATCCGGCTATCCGGGTGATCGCGGATGACTGGTTCTTCTTCCGGATCTTTCCTGATGCCGCTCTCGCCTATTCTTCGGAGAAGAACTTCTACATCCGGGCGGATCTTGCCGCGGCGTGGCCCGAGTTTGAGCCCCTGATGACCCGCGCCGACTTCGACGAGGAAGGAAGGGCGATAGTGGATCTTCGCTATGCCATCGGGAAGGGGAGGATCTTCCCGCTGACGACCCTTCGCCGCATCCTGATCCTGACCATCGACGGGGAGAGGGCATACCGGCACGTCACCACCGATGAGGCGCTCTCCATCCTTGAAGAGAACCGGTACTTCAATCCGCATCTGCTGGTAAAGAATGACTACAAGGCAGGGATCCGACGGGAGTATTACCGGGAGCTGCTTGACAGGGTGGAGATCCTGACCGTCGCCAGGTGCGAAACACCAGGGGAGACGCAGGAGTTGTTGCGGTCGATTATCAGAGGAGAGAAGAAGTAA
- a CDS encoding bifunctional 5,6,7,8-tetrahydromethanopterin hydro-lyase/3-hexulose-6-phosphate synthase, whose translation MYSIGEALVGDGPELAHIDLLVGDKNGPVGTAFANALSQLSAGHTPLLAVIRPNLLTKPATVIIPKVTMKKGEQVKEMFGPVQAAVAKAVADSLEEGLFNGINIDDIVIIASVYLAPDAEDYNKIYRFNYGAMKLSLSRAFEQFPDEATILHEKDRAAHGVMGFKVHRLWNPPYLQVAMDLVDMNHMERVLRELPKNDHLIIEAGTPLIKQFGLSIIGEIRKLRPDAFIIADLKTLDTGNLETRMCANASADAVVISGLAPISTIEKAVLEARKTGIYAVIDMLNVESPVALVEALAKKNALPHVVEMHRAIDAEGSEYSWGDIPKIKEAAGGKVLVATAGGIRVNVAKKALAAGADILVVGRAITASKNIQHAAEEFLEEIDSEEIDQFRIMTDF comes from the coding sequence ATGTATTCAATAGGTGAAGCCTTAGTTGGCGATGGGCCGGAACTTGCGCACATCGACCTCCTTGTCGGAGATAAGAACGGCCCCGTCGGAACGGCATTTGCAAATGCTCTCTCGCAGCTCTCGGCGGGTCACACCCCTCTCCTTGCGGTCATCAGGCCGAACCTCCTGACAAAGCCGGCAACGGTGATCATCCCGAAGGTCACCATGAAGAAGGGCGAACAGGTGAAGGAGATGTTCGGCCCCGTCCAGGCAGCAGTCGCCAAAGCCGTGGCCGACAGCCTCGAGGAAGGCCTCTTCAACGGGATCAATATCGATGATATCGTCATCATCGCAAGTGTCTATCTTGCACCCGATGCAGAAGATTACAATAAGATCTACCGGTTCAACTATGGTGCGATGAAGCTCTCTTTATCGCGCGCATTTGAACAGTTCCCTGACGAGGCGACGATCCTCCATGAGAAGGACCGTGCAGCGCACGGTGTCATGGGATTCAAGGTTCACCGCCTCTGGAACCCGCCGTACCTCCAGGTCGCCATGGATCTCGTGGACATGAACCATATGGAACGGGTCTTACGCGAGCTCCCAAAGAACGACCACCTCATCATCGAGGCGGGCACCCCGCTCATCAAGCAGTTCGGCCTCTCCATCATAGGCGAGATCAGAAAGCTCCGGCCTGATGCCTTCATCATCGCGGATCTCAAGACCCTCGACACCGGAAACCTTGAGACGAGGATGTGCGCAAACGCATCCGCAGACGCAGTCGTCATCTCAGGCCTTGCACCGATCTCAACCATTGAGAAGGCTGTCCTCGAAGCCCGCAAGACCGGGATCTATGCCGTCATCGATATGCTCAATGTCGAGTCGCCGGTTGCACTTGTTGAGGCACTCGCAAAGAAGAATGCACTCCCCCATGTCGTTGAGATGCACCGGGCAATCGATGCCGAAGGAAGCGAGTACTCCTGGGGAGACATCCCGAAGATCAAGGAGGCTGCCGGCGGGAAGGTCCTCGTCGCAACTGCAGGCGGCATCCGTGTGAATGTTGCAAAGAAGGCACTTGCTGCAGGTGCGGATATCCTCGTCGTCGGCCGTGCGATCACCGCAAGCAAGAACATCCAGCATGCGGCAGAAGAGTTCCTCGAAGAGATCGACTCCGAAGAGATCGATCAGTTCAGGATCATGACCGACTTCTAA
- a CDS encoding PAS domain S-box protein — MHPSGTDQVQASLLYVDDEPALLEIGKIYLEKSGGFSVTTALSGEDALRHLADHSFDAIVSDYQMPGGMDGITFLRHLRSAGDETPFIIFTGKGREEVVIEALNGGADFYLQKGGNPKAQFAELSNKILYAISRRRAEERLAHSHDLMHYIIEHNNAAVAVHDRDLRYIFVSQQYLDIYGVTEASVIGRHHYEVFPDLPVKWREIHRKVLAGEGVFSADDDPFPRSDGRTDWTRWECRPWYDSDGSIGGLIVYTEITTERKLAEDELRRKNEELAAAEEEVRSQLEEIITIRDRLTESNEYLENLITHANAPIIVWDQGCRITRFNDALADLTGIAPEDAIGSSPEILFPSDSRAAAMQLIEGATTGETWDAIEIPILNRTGGIRTILWNSASIRSNDGTRIIATIAQGQDITERKRSEEALADEKALLDAIFSSVPGMLYLYDTEGHLIRWNTNHERMTGYSPEELSQMNLMDWFSGDATSQAAVLEGVRRTMEEGFGDAEADLQRKDGTTIPMYFTACPLTLRGIKYFTGMGFDTTRRREAEQSFLLKDAAIESSNNGIAITDLNGILTYVNPAFLSLWGYDSHAEVIGRSATSFWMSEKAAEDVIATEKRDGTWSGELQGRRKDGSPIDIQLSASIVRDASDRPVAMMGSFIDITERKRAEAALRESEEKFRTLFEMMTVGVFYQQSDGTPVDMNSAALRLFGITREQFMGSDSYDPRWKVVSENGDPLPPDQHPSMIALRNGTAVRDTVLGVFNPERDDLVWLLVNATPQFREGETTPYQVFVTMSDITGVKAAEEALHAAHKKLQILSQVTRHDIQNRIMALQGYLILAEELSDHPQQRHYLDEVKRASGIIQDQIAFTGQYEDVGMRKPLWLPLSAMIGIIEKTRIPIRNHCSNLSIFADPMLEKVFANLLDNSIRYADGATGVEIRCEERDGDLLVIWEDDGPGIPDDQKELIFERGFGKNTGFGLFLAVEILSITGITLREAGIYGRGARFEMQVPKGGWTASSSP, encoded by the coding sequence ATGCATCCCTCCGGGACCGATCAGGTGCAGGCCTCCCTCCTCTATGTCGATGACGAGCCCGCCCTCCTTGAAATCGGTAAAATATATCTTGAAAAGAGCGGTGGTTTCAGCGTAACCACTGCACTGAGTGGAGAAGACGCACTTCGTCACCTGGCCGATCATTCATTCGACGCCATCGTCTCCGATTATCAGATGCCCGGAGGAATGGACGGCATCACCTTCCTCAGGCATCTCCGCTCAGCAGGGGATGAAACACCCTTCATCATCTTCACCGGAAAGGGGCGGGAGGAGGTCGTGATCGAGGCGCTGAACGGCGGTGCTGATTTCTATCTCCAGAAAGGAGGCAACCCGAAGGCGCAGTTTGCCGAGCTCTCCAATAAGATTCTGTATGCCATATCCAGGAGACGGGCCGAGGAGAGGCTTGCCCACTCCCACGATCTGATGCACTACATCATCGAGCACAATAATGCCGCCGTTGCGGTCCATGATCGGGATCTGCGCTACATCTTCGTAAGCCAGCAATACCTGGATATCTACGGGGTGACGGAAGCCAGTGTCATCGGCAGGCATCATTATGAGGTCTTTCCGGATCTCCCTGTAAAATGGCGGGAGATCCATCGAAAGGTGCTTGCCGGCGAGGGTGTCTTCAGTGCAGATGACGATCCCTTCCCACGGAGCGATGGAAGGACAGACTGGACACGCTGGGAGTGCCGCCCCTGGTATGATTCAGATGGTTCCATCGGCGGGCTGATCGTCTATACCGAGATTACCACGGAACGCAAACTCGCTGAGGATGAGCTGAGGAGGAAGAACGAGGAGCTTGCAGCAGCAGAAGAGGAGGTGCGTTCGCAGCTTGAGGAGATCATTACGATTCGCGACAGGCTTACAGAGTCCAACGAGTACCTTGAGAATCTCATTACGCATGCAAATGCCCCGATCATCGTCTGGGATCAGGGATGCAGGATCACCAGGTTCAATGATGCACTCGCAGACCTGACCGGTATCGCCCCGGAGGACGCGATAGGATCTTCACCTGAGATCCTCTTCCCGTCTGATTCACGGGCTGCTGCAATGCAGCTCATCGAAGGTGCAACAACCGGTGAAACCTGGGATGCCATCGAAATTCCGATCCTGAACCGGACTGGTGGGATCAGAACCATCCTCTGGAACTCGGCAAGTATCAGGAGCAATGATGGTACGCGGATCATCGCAACCATCGCCCAGGGCCAGGACATAACCGAGAGAAAGCGATCAGAGGAGGCGCTTGCGGATGAGAAGGCACTCCTGGATGCGATCTTCTCCAGTGTCCCCGGGATGCTCTACCTCTATGATACTGAAGGGCACCTGATCCGCTGGAATACAAATCACGAGCGGATGACCGGGTATTCTCCAGAGGAGCTATCGCAGATGAATCTCATGGACTGGTTTTCAGGGGATGCCACAAGCCAGGCTGCCGTACTGGAGGGTGTACGGAGAACGATGGAGGAGGGCTTTGGGGATGCAGAGGCCGACCTGCAGAGAAAGGATGGCACAACCATTCCCATGTACTTCACCGCCTGCCCATTGACACTCCGTGGCATAAAGTATTTTACCGGGATGGGGTTTGACACCACACGGCGAAGAGAGGCAGAGCAGTCATTCCTTCTGAAGGATGCTGCCATCGAATCATCCAACAACGGCATCGCCATCACAGATCTCAATGGCATTCTCACCTATGTCAACCCCGCATTTCTCTCTCTCTGGGGATATGACAGCCATGCCGAGGTGATTGGCCGATCTGCCACCTCCTTCTGGATGTCGGAGAAGGCGGCGGAGGATGTCATCGCCACAGAGAAGCGGGATGGTACATGGTCCGGAGAGTTACAAGGGCGGCGAAAGGATGGCTCACCAATCGATATCCAGCTCTCCGCAAGCATTGTCAGGGATGCATCAGACCGTCCCGTCGCCATGATGGGCTCGTTCATTGATATCACCGAGCGGAAGCGGGCCGAAGCGGCACTCCGGGAGAGTGAGGAGAAGTTCAGGACCTTATTTGAGATGATGACAGTGGGAGTCTTCTATCAGCAGTCTGATGGAACTCCGGTTGATATGAATTCGGCAGCATTGAGACTCTTTGGAATCACCAGGGAACAATTCATGGGCAGCGACTCCTATGATCCTCGCTGGAAGGTTGTCTCGGAGAATGGTGACCCTCTCCCCCCGGATCAGCATCCCTCAATGATCGCCCTCCGAAATGGCACAGCCGTCAGAGACACCGTTCTCGGTGTCTTTAATCCGGAGAGGGATGATCTCGTCTGGCTGCTTGTCAATGCCACTCCCCAGTTCAGGGAGGGTGAGACGACACCATACCAGGTCTTTGTCACCATGTCGGATATCACCGGGGTCAAAGCCGCAGAAGAAGCACTCCATGCGGCACACAAAAAACTCCAGATCCTCTCACAGGTCACCCGCCATGACATTCAGAACAGGATTATGGCACTCCAGGGATACCTTATACTGGCAGAGGAGCTGAGTGACCATCCACAACAGAGGCACTATCTCGATGAAGTAAAGCGTGCCTCGGGTATCATTCAGGATCAGATTGCGTTTACCGGCCAATACGAAGATGTCGGTATGAGAAAGCCGCTCTGGCTCCCTCTCTCCGCAATGATTGGGATAATTGAAAAAACGCGGATTCCAATCCGGAATCATTGCTCCAATCTCTCAATCTTTGCGGATCCGATGCTTGAGAAGGTCTTTGCAAACCTCCTGGACAACAGCATCCGCTACGCGGATGGTGCAACGGGTGTTGAGATCCGATGTGAGGAACGGGATGGTGACCTCCTTGTTATCTGGGAGGATGACGGACCCGGTATTCCGGATGATCAGAAAGAACTCATCTTTGAGAGAGGGTTTGGGAAGAATACCGGATTTGGGCTCTTCCTTGCCGTTGAGATCCTCTCCATCACCGGCATAACGCTTCGTGAGGCCGGCATCTATGGCAGAGGTGCGAGATTTGAGATGCAGGTCCCGAAGGGGGGGTGGACGGCGTCTTCTTCTCCATAA
- a CDS encoding AMP-binding protein, with protein sequence MEQGSYTCGVSETPLTGETVGEMLNRIASKYPDNDALVSVHQGLRYSYREFLAEVDLFARGLMALGVERGNRVAIWALNYAEWVIVQFATAKIGAIMVNINPAYRTYEFEYAMKQAEVQTLIIQGRFKTSDYVGMFYEACPEAFESRAGRLKSDKFPFLRNVIFMGDVPYNGMYRWDEVQELAEGITPGELADREALLEFDDPINIQYTSGTTGYPKGVVLSHHSIVNNGYIIGEGMRFTEKDRLCIPVPFYHCFGMVLSNLACVTHGSTMIIPSPVFNPEAVLQTIQDEKCTAVHGVPTMFIAELSLPNFHYFKLDTLRTGIMAGSPCPIEVMKEVNTRMHMSDIIIVYGQTELAPGVTMSTVDDPLERRVSTVGRAMPHTELKIIDPKTGKIVPRGERGEICARGYMVMKCYYNNPSATHSTIDANRWSHTGDLGVMDEEGYIRIVGRLKEMVIRGGENIYPREIEEFLHHHPAIADVYIIGVPDIKYGEELMAWVKVESGKTVTEEDIRQFCKGKIAHYKVPKYFKFVDSFPMTISGKIQKFKMRQVAVEELGLQDAEKVETA encoded by the coding sequence ATGGAGCAAGGCAGCTATACATGCGGGGTCTCGGAGACCCCCCTTACAGGCGAGACCGTTGGGGAGATGCTCAATCGTATCGCCTCCAAATACCCGGATAACGACGCGCTCGTCTCGGTGCACCAGGGGCTCCGGTACAGCTACCGGGAGTTTCTGGCTGAGGTGGATCTCTTTGCACGCGGCCTGATGGCGCTTGGGGTGGAGCGCGGCAACCGTGTCGCGATCTGGGCACTTAATTACGCCGAATGGGTGATCGTCCAGTTCGCCACCGCAAAGATCGGCGCCATCATGGTGAATATCAATCCCGCATACCGGACCTATGAGTTTGAGTATGCGATGAAGCAGGCGGAGGTCCAGACCCTCATCATCCAGGGGCGGTTTAAGACATCGGATTATGTCGGGATGTTCTATGAAGCCTGCCCGGAGGCCTTTGAGTCCCGTGCAGGGAGGCTCAAGTCAGACAAATTCCCCTTCCTCAGGAATGTCATCTTCATGGGCGATGTCCCCTATAACGGGATGTACCGGTGGGATGAGGTCCAGGAGCTGGCAGAGGGGATCACCCCCGGCGAACTGGCTGATCGTGAGGCACTCCTTGAGTTTGATGATCCGATCAATATCCAGTACACCTCCGGGACGACCGGGTATCCAAAGGGGGTCGTCCTCTCCCATCACAGTATTGTCAATAACGGCTACATCATCGGTGAGGGGATGCGGTTTACCGAGAAGGACCGTCTCTGTATCCCGGTCCCCTTCTACCACTGCTTCGGGATGGTCCTCTCCAATCTCGCCTGCGTGACGCATGGATCGACGATGATCATCCCCTCCCCGGTCTTCAACCCTGAGGCGGTCCTCCAGACCATTCAGGATGAGAAGTGCACAGCGGTTCATGGCGTGCCGACGATGTTTATCGCCGAGCTGTCGCTCCCGAACTTCCATTACTTCAAGCTTGACACCCTCAGAACCGGGATCATGGCCGGGTCGCCCTGCCCGATTGAGGTGATGAAAGAGGTGAATACCCGGATGCATATGTCCGATATCATCATCGTCTATGGCCAGACCGAGCTCGCCCCCGGCGTCACGATGTCAACGGTGGATGATCCGCTTGAACGCCGGGTCTCGACCGTCGGCAGGGCGATGCCGCATACCGAGCTGAAGATCATCGATCCCAAAACAGGGAAGATCGTCCCACGCGGTGAGCGGGGGGAGATCTGTGCACGCGGGTACATGGTGATGAAGTGCTACTACAATAACCCGAGTGCAACCCATTCGACGATCGATGCAAACCGCTGGAGCCATACCGGTGATCTCGGTGTGATGGATGAAGAGGGGTACATCCGGATCGTCGGCAGGCTGAAGGAGATGGTGATCCGTGGGGGGGAGAATATCTATCCCCGTGAGATCGAGGAGTTCCTCCACCATCATCCTGCAATCGCCGATGTGTACATCATCGGGGTTCCGGATATCAAATATGGCGAGGAGCTGATGGCCTGGGTGAAGGTGGAGAGTGGAAAGACCGTCACCGAGGAGGATATACGCCAGTTCTGTAAGGGAAAGATCGCCCATTACAAGGTGCCGAAGTACTTCAAGTTCGTTGACAGCTTCCCGATGACCATCTCCGGGAAGATCCAGAAGTTCAAGATGCGGCAGGTGGCGGTTGAGGAGCTCGGTCTTCAGGATGCCGAGAAGGTGGAGACCGCCTGA
- a CDS encoding cupredoxin domain-containing protein, producing MRTGISLLYLLLLLGIFISPVQAESIEIVRFTFVPDSVMIEPGTTVTWTNMDIAVHSVTSDDGLFDSGSLVQGHSFAYTFTEPGRYAYFSTPHPYMTGEVIVAGDDAIPPADAEDTNGPFGFALLIAIIGIAAIAFLIMRRD from the coding sequence ATGAGAACAGGCATCTCCCTCTTATATCTCCTTCTCCTTCTTGGAATCTTCATCAGCCCGGTACAAGCCGAATCCATCGAGATCGTCCGTTTCACCTTTGTACCGGATTCTGTTATGATCGAGCCGGGAACGACGGTCACCTGGACGAATATGGATATCGCGGTTCATTCGGTGACGAGCGACGATGGTCTCTTCGATTCAGGATCTCTTGTGCAGGGCCATTCGTTTGCGTACACCTTCACCGAGCCGGGAAGATATGCGTACTTCTCCACCCCCCACCCCTATATGACCGGAGAGGTCATTGTTGCGGGTGACGATGCGATCCCTCCTGCAGATGCAGAGGATACGAACGGACCATTCGGATTTGCGCTGCTCATCGCCATTATCGGGATTGCCGCCATTGCGTTTCTTATAATGCGAAGAGACTGA
- a CDS encoding amidohydrolase: MTDQEIPYNQRSSILIRNATLDGRKTDIHIEDGIIRSVGDTKERDAEMTIDAAGDLVMPGLVNTHTHAAMSLLRGYADDMVLFEWLSEKIWPLEAHLTGDDVYWGTRLACLEMIRTGTIAFNDMYFFMDRAADAVEEAGIRACLSHGFIDLFNEEKREAEIKASIAFHENIRARNNPKLSFALGPHALYTVSPDGLRWCAEYSEEHDCGIHIHLSETEQEVNDCIATHGLRPAAYLDAHGILTSRTVAAHCCWLDTDECRLLGERQTAASHNPASNMKLAGGRAIPYGDLRNAAAPVTLGTDGCASNNNLDLFEEMKMAALLQKFATRDPTILPAAEALEIGTKAGAEALRTGGGVIAPGYAADIILVDRDAICQTPFHNGSSNLVYSCNGTVVKTVICDGAILMHDRHIPGEDEILERAGKAASALVGRRNVE; this comes from the coding sequence ATGACAGACCAGGAGATACCATACAACCAGCGTTCATCCATCCTGATTCGAAACGCCACTCTGGACGGAAGAAAGACCGACATTCATATTGAGGACGGGATCATCAGATCCGTCGGTGACACGAAAGAGAGGGATGCGGAGATGACCATCGACGCAGCAGGCGATCTCGTCATGCCCGGCCTCGTCAATACTCACACCCATGCCGCCATGAGCCTGCTCCGGGGGTATGCAGACGACATGGTCCTCTTTGAATGGCTCTCAGAGAAGATCTGGCCGCTCGAAGCCCATCTCACCGGAGACGATGTCTACTGGGGAACACGGCTCGCCTGCCTTGAGATGATCAGGACAGGGACCATCGCCTTCAATGACATGTACTTCTTCATGGATCGGGCCGCCGATGCGGTGGAGGAGGCCGGGATCCGGGCATGCCTCTCCCACGGCTTCATCGATCTCTTCAATGAAGAGAAGCGGGAAGCCGAGATCAAGGCATCCATTGCATTTCATGAAAACATCAGGGCACGAAACAACCCAAAGCTCTCCTTCGCCCTCGGCCCTCATGCCCTCTACACCGTCTCCCCGGACGGTCTCCGGTGGTGTGCGGAGTACTCAGAGGAGCATGACTGCGGCATTCACATCCACCTCTCCGAGACCGAACAGGAGGTCAATGACTGTATCGCTACCCACGGCCTCCGGCCGGCTGCGTACCTCGATGCGCACGGCATCCTCACCAGCAGGACCGTCGCCGCCCACTGCTGCTGGCTCGACACCGATGAATGCAGGCTCCTTGGTGAACGGCAGACCGCGGCATCCCACAACCCGGCAAGCAACATGAAGCTCGCGGGCGGCCGGGCGATCCCGTACGGTGATCTCAGGAATGCCGCCGCCCCCGTCACCCTCGGAACCGACGGCTGCGCCTCAAACAATAACCTCGACCTCTTTGAGGAGATGAAGATGGCAGCCCTCCTCCAGAAGTTTGCCACCCGCGACCCGACCATCCTCCCGGCCGCCGAAGCCCTGGAGATCGGAACAAAAGCCGGCGCCGAGGCCCTCAGGACCGGCGGAGGAGTCATCGCCCCCGGGTATGCAGCCGATATCATCCTTGTCGACAGGGATGCTATCTGCCAGACACCGTTCCATAACGGATCATCAAACCTCGTCTATTCCTGCAACGGCACTGTTGTAAAGACGGTCATCTGTGATGGCGCTATCCTCATGCATGACCGCCATATTCCAGGAGAGGACGAGATCCTTGAAAGAGCAGGGAAGGCGGCATCCGCACTCGTTGGACGAAGGAATGTGGAATAA